From Vicia villosa cultivar HV-30 ecotype Madison, WI unplaced genomic scaffold, Vvil1.0 ctg.000321F_1_1_1, whole genome shotgun sequence, the proteins below share one genomic window:
- the LOC131626785 gene encoding STS14 protein-like, protein MIQYCQLLFLLTALATFHVSTTSAATPPPLSATAREFLETHNQARSSVGVAPLTWSEQLSNITNKLVRYQRDKMACQFANLTAGKYGANQLMSLGATVTPRMVVEEWVKEKQFYNHSDNTCVPNHRCGVYTQVVWRKSVELGCAQAVCGKDGSGTSLSICFYSPPGNYVGESPY, encoded by the coding sequence ATGATTCAATATTGTCAGTTACTGTTTCTCCTGACAGCTCTCGCCACATTCCACGTGTCCACCACTTCAGCCGCCACCCCACCGCCGCTCTCAGCCACCGCAAGGGAGTTTCTAGAAACCCACAACCAAGCAAGATCATCCGTCGGCGTAGCACCACTCACATGGAGCGAGCAGCTCTCCAACATTACCAACAAGCTGGTCCGCTATCAAAGAGACAAAATGGCATGTCAGTTTGCCAACTTAACAGCCGGAAAATACGGCGCGAATCAGCTTATGTCACTCGGCGCGACGGTGACGCCAcgcatggtggttgaagagtgggTAAAGGAGAAGCAGTTTTATAACCATAGTGATAACACGTGTGTGCCGAATCATAGGTGCGGGGTTTATACGCAAGTTGTTTGGAGGAAGTCGGTTGAACTTGGCTGTGCTCAAGCTGTGTGTGGTAAGGATGGAAGTGGAACCAGTTTGAGTATTTGTTTCTATTCTCCACCTGGGAATTATGTTGGAGAAAGTCCttattga